A single Pseudomonas sp. DC1.2 DNA region contains:
- a CDS encoding mannitol dehydrogenase family protein: protein MKLNKQNLNRLAPEVVLPAYALSDTRQGIAHIGVGGFHRAHQAYYTDALMNTGEGLDWAICGVGLRAEDRRARDDLKEQDYLFTLFELGDTDSTEVRVIGAIRDMLLAEDGAEALIEKLASPQIRIVSLTITEGGYCIDDSSGEFMAHLPQIQHDLAHPNAPKTVFGFLCAALAKRRSAGTPAFTLMSCDNLPHNGAVTRKALLAFAALRDANLRDWIDTNVSFPNAMVDRITPMTSTEHRLQLADKHAVDDAWPVVCEPFVQWVLEDNFVNGRPAWEKVGVQFTDDVTPYEEMKIKLLNGSHLALTYLGFLKGYRFVHETMNDPLFVRYMRAYMDLDVTPQLAPVPGIDLTEYKNTLVARFSNQAIADQLERVCSDGSSKFPKFTVPTINRLIADGQETKRAALVVAAWALYLKGVDENGDTYSIPDPRATFCQALVADDELISQRLLAVEEVFGMAIPRSPEFVAAFEWCVNSLREVGVTRTLEKVLA from the coding sequence ATGAAACTGAATAAACAGAACCTCAATCGCCTCGCCCCCGAGGTGGTCCTGCCCGCCTATGCCCTGAGCGACACGCGCCAAGGCATCGCGCATATCGGCGTCGGTGGTTTCCATCGGGCGCATCAGGCGTATTACACCGATGCGTTGATGAATACCGGCGAAGGCCTGGATTGGGCGATTTGCGGCGTCGGCTTGCGCGCCGAAGATCGCCGGGCGCGAGATGATTTGAAAGAGCAGGATTACCTGTTCACGCTGTTCGAGCTGGGCGACACCGACAGCACCGAAGTGCGGGTTATCGGCGCGATTCGCGACATGCTATTGGCCGAAGATGGCGCCGAAGCACTGATCGAAAAACTGGCCAGCCCGCAGATCCGCATCGTCTCCCTGACCATCACCGAGGGCGGCTACTGCATCGATGACAGCAGCGGCGAGTTCATGGCCCATCTGCCACAGATCCAGCACGACCTGGCACACCCAAATGCACCCAAAACGGTGTTCGGTTTTCTCTGCGCCGCATTGGCCAAACGTCGTTCAGCCGGTACGCCTGCGTTCACGTTGATGTCCTGCGATAACTTGCCACACAACGGCGCGGTCACCCGCAAAGCCCTGCTGGCGTTCGCGGCCCTGCGCGATGCCAATTTGCGCGACTGGATCGATACCAACGTTAGTTTCCCAAATGCCATGGTTGATCGCATTACGCCGATGACCAGCACCGAGCACCGCCTGCAACTGGCCGACAAACATGCGGTCGATGACGCCTGGCCGGTGGTTTGCGAACCGTTTGTGCAATGGGTACTCGAAGACAACTTCGTTAACGGTCGTCCGGCCTGGGAAAAAGTCGGCGTACAGTTCACCGACGACGTCACACCGTATGAAGAGATGAAAATAAAACTGCTCAACGGCAGCCACTTGGCGCTGACGTATCTGGGCTTTTTGAAGGGTTACCGCTTCGTTCACGAAACCATGAACGACCCGCTGTTCGTGCGTTATATGCGCGCTTACATGGACTTGGACGTGACGCCGCAACTGGCACCCGTGCCCGGGATTGATCTCACCGAATACAAAAACACCCTGGTGGCGCGGTTTTCCAATCAGGCGATTGCCGATCAACTGGAACGAGTGTGCTCGGATGGCTCGTCGAAGTTTCCAAAATTCACCGTGCCGACGATCAACCGTCTGATTGCCGATGGTCAGGAAACCAAGCGCGCGGCGTTGGTGGTCGCCGCCTGGGCGCTGTACTTGAAGGGCGTGGATGAGAATGGCGATACCTACTCGATTCCTGATCCGCGCGCGACGTTCTGTCAGGCGTTGGTGGCGGATGACGAGTTGATCAGTCAGCGATTGCTGGCGGTTGAGGAGGTCTTTGGCATGGCGATACCGCGTTCGCCTGAATTTGTGGCGGCGTTTGAATGGTGCGTTAACAGCTTGCGTGAAGTGGGCGTGACACGGACGTTGGAAAAGGTACTCGCCTGA
- a CDS encoding carbohydrate ABC transporter permease, whose protein sequence is MTLQQSRRLQSLLLGTLAWAIAILIFFPIFWMVLTSFKTEIDAFATPPQFIFTPTLENYLHINERSDYFSFAWNSVVISFSATALCLLIAVPAAYSMAFYETKRTKGTLLWMLSTKMLPPVGVLMPIYLLAKSFGLLDTRTALIVIYTLINLPIVVWMIYTYFKDIPKDILEAARLDGATLWQEMIRVLLPIAKGGLASTVLLSLILCWNEAFWSLNLTSSKAAPLTALIASYSSPEGLFWAKLSAVSTLACAPILIFGWISQKQLVRGLSFGAVK, encoded by the coding sequence ATGACTCTTCAACAATCCCGCCGTCTGCAAAGCCTGCTGCTCGGCACCCTGGCCTGGGCCATCGCGATCCTGATCTTCTTCCCGATTTTCTGGATGGTGCTGACCAGTTTCAAAACCGAAATCGACGCGTTCGCCACACCGCCGCAGTTCATTTTCACGCCGACGCTAGAGAACTACCTGCACATCAACGAGCGCAGCGACTACTTCAGTTTTGCTTGGAACTCGGTGGTGATTTCCTTCAGCGCCACGGCGCTGTGCCTGCTCATCGCGGTGCCAGCCGCCTACTCCATGGCGTTCTACGAAACCAAACGCACCAAAGGCACCTTGTTGTGGATGCTCTCCACCAAAATGCTGCCGCCGGTGGGCGTGCTGATGCCGATCTACCTGCTGGCCAAGAGCTTCGGCCTACTCGATACGCGCACTGCCCTGATCGTGATCTACACGCTGATCAACCTGCCGATTGTGGTCTGGATGATTTACACCTACTTCAAGGACATTCCGAAAGATATCCTCGAAGCCGCCCGCCTCGACGGCGCGACGCTGTGGCAGGAAATGATCCGGGTGCTGCTACCCATCGCCAAAGGAGGCCTGGCGTCCACGGTGTTGCTGTCACTGATCCTGTGCTGGAACGAAGCGTTCTGGTCATTGAACCTGACCTCGTCCAAAGCCGCGCCACTGACCGCGTTGATCGCCTCGTACTCCAGCCCAGAAGGACTGTTCTGGGCCAAGTTGTCGGCGGTCTCGACACTGGCCTGCGCGCCGATTCTGATCTTCGGCTGGATCAGTCAGAAACAACTGGTCCGCGGCCTGTCGTTCGGCGCTGTGAAATAG
- a CDS encoding carbohydrate kinase, with the protein MYLVCGEALFDFFSEDDACGLASNVNFKAIAGGSPFNVAVGLRRLGVDSALFAGLSTDYLGRRLQKVLQDEGVRADYLVDFAAPTTLAMVAVGANGSPHYSFRGEGCADRQLSLAHLPQLGPEVRGLHIGSFSLVVQPIANTLLALVQRESGKRLISLDPNVRLNPQPNIDLWRSRIAELVELADLIKVSDEDLSLLYPEQDPQRVIEGWLQHRCQLVFLTRGGEGATVFSRAHGSWSVPACTVKTADTVGAGDTFQAALITWLTEHQMDSVDGVQRLSREQIDGMLTFAVQAAALTCSKTGPDLPYRHQLP; encoded by the coding sequence ATGTATCTGGTGTGTGGCGAAGCGCTGTTCGATTTTTTCAGTGAAGACGATGCCTGCGGGCTGGCGTCCAATGTCAATTTCAAGGCGATTGCGGGTGGCTCTCCGTTTAACGTGGCCGTCGGTTTGCGGCGTCTGGGCGTGGACTCGGCACTGTTTGCCGGGTTGTCGACCGACTACCTCGGCCGACGCTTGCAAAAAGTGCTACAGGATGAAGGGGTACGCGCCGACTATCTCGTGGATTTTGCGGCGCCTACTACCTTGGCCATGGTCGCGGTCGGCGCTAATGGCTCACCGCATTACAGTTTCCGGGGCGAAGGCTGCGCTGATCGGCAGTTGAGCCTCGCGCATCTGCCGCAACTGGGCCCTGAAGTACGCGGCCTGCACATCGGCTCGTTCTCGCTGGTAGTGCAACCGATTGCCAATACGTTGCTGGCGTTGGTGCAGCGCGAAAGCGGCAAGCGCTTGATCAGCCTTGATCCCAATGTGCGCCTGAATCCGCAACCCAATATCGACCTATGGCGCTCGCGAATCGCCGAGTTGGTTGAGTTGGCCGACTTGATCAAAGTCAGCGATGAAGACCTCAGCCTGCTGTATCCCGAACAGGACCCTCAGCGCGTCATCGAAGGCTGGCTTCAGCATCGCTGCCAATTGGTGTTCCTGACACGAGGTGGTGAGGGTGCAACGGTGTTCAGTCGAGCGCACGGTTCCTGGTCGGTGCCGGCCTGCACTGTGAAAACTGCCGATACCGTGGGGGCTGGCGATACTTTTCAGGCGGCGCTGATTACGTGGTTGACCGAGCATCAAATGGACTCGGTGGACGGCGTGCAGCGGCTGAGCCGTGAGCAGATTGACGGGATGCTCACGTTTGCGGTGCAAGCCGCGGCGTTGACGTGCAGCAAGACCGGGCCTGACCTGCCGTATCGTCATCAACTGCCTTGA
- a CDS encoding sn-glycerol-3-phosphate ABC transporter ATP-binding protein UgpC — MANLKIKNLQKGFEGFSIIKGIDLEVNDKEFVVFVGPSGCGKSTLLRLIAGLEEVSDGTIELDGRDITEVSPAKRDLAMVFQTYALYPHMTVKKNMSFALDLAGVPKAEVEKKVGEAARILELGPMLERKPKQLSGGQRQRVAIGRAIVRNPKIFLFDEPLSNLDAALRVQMRLELLRLHKELQATMIYVTHDQVEAMTMADKVVVLNGGKIEQVGSPLDLYHQPANLFVAGFLGTPKMGFLKGRVTRVESQNCEVLLDAGTRITLPLSRLSLSVGSAVTLGIRPEHLNLAQTGDCTLQVTADVSERLGSDTFCHVVTSSGEALTMRVRGDLASRYGEALSLHLAAEHCHLFDADGVALTRPLRAAA, encoded by the coding sequence ATGGCCAACCTGAAAATCAAGAATCTGCAAAAAGGCTTCGAAGGCTTTTCCATCATCAAAGGCATAGACCTGGAAGTGAACGACAAGGAATTCGTGGTGTTCGTCGGCCCCTCGGGCTGCGGCAAATCCACGCTGCTGCGCCTGATCGCCGGCCTGGAAGAGGTCAGCGACGGCACCATCGAACTTGATGGCCGTGACATTACTGAAGTCAGCCCCGCCAAGCGCGATTTGGCGATGGTGTTCCAGACTTACGCGCTATACCCGCACATGACCGTGAAAAAGAACATGTCGTTCGCCCTCGATCTGGCCGGTGTTCCGAAAGCCGAAGTCGAGAAGAAAGTCGGCGAAGCGGCACGCATCCTCGAACTTGGGCCGATGCTGGAGCGCAAGCCGAAACAGCTGTCCGGCGGCCAGCGTCAGCGCGTGGCAATCGGCCGGGCGATTGTGCGCAACCCGAAAATCTTCCTGTTCGACGAACCGCTGTCCAACCTGGACGCCGCCCTGCGGGTGCAGATGCGCCTGGAACTGTTGCGCCTGCACAAAGAGCTGCAAGCCACGATGATCTACGTGACACACGACCAGGTCGAAGCCATGACCATGGCCGACAAAGTCGTGGTGCTCAATGGCGGCAAAATCGAACAGGTCGGCTCGCCGCTGGACCTGTATCACCAGCCAGCCAACCTGTTTGTCGCCGGGTTCCTCGGCACGCCGAAAATGGGTTTTCTCAAGGGCCGAGTCACCCGCGTCGAAAGCCAGAATTGCGAAGTGCTGCTGGACGCCGGCACCCGCATCACCTTGCCATTAAGCCGTCTCAGCTTGAGCGTTGGCAGTGCTGTGACGCTGGGGATCCGCCCGGAACACCTGAACCTGGCGCAAACCGGCGACTGCACTTTGCAAGTCACCGCCGACGTCAGCGAACGCCTGGGCAGCGACACCTTCTGCCATGTCGTGACCTCGTCCGGCGAAGCGTTGACCATGCGCGTTCGCGGTGACTTGGCCAGCCGTTATGGCGAAGCGCTGAGCCTACATTTGGCTGCCGAACACTGCCATTTATTCGATGCCGACGGCGTGGCGCTGACCCGCCCGTTACGCGCCGCAGCCTGA
- the xylB gene encoding xylulokinase, which produces MANQQLFLGIDCGTQGTKAIILDATSGQVLGQGAAAHTLISGADGRREQDTTQWLDSFTLATRSALFAANVSGQDILGIGVSGQQHGLVILDDQGQVLRPAKLWCDTESTPQNDRLLVHLGGEKGSLERLGVVIAPGYTVSKLLWTKEHHPQIFSRIARILLPHDYLNYWLTGRSCSEYGDASGTGYFNVRTRQWDLQLVRDIDPSGRLQAALPELIDAHHPVGTLLPSIAEHLGLNPQARVSSGGGDNMLGAIGTGNIKPGAITMSLGSSGTVYAYADQPRVSPDAAVATFCASSGGWLPLICTMNLTNATGVIRDLFDLDIDQFNSLIAQAPIGAEGVCMLPFLNGERVPALPHATGSLLGLTMTNLTQANLCRAVVEGTTFGLRYGLDLLRQNGLQSRSICLIGGGSKSAVWRQIVADIMNTPVICTEHSEAAALGAAIQAAWCTSWATGHEETLADLCARCVKLDLTSETLPIANNVADCQQAYERYQRYVATL; this is translated from the coding sequence ATGGCAAACCAACAATTATTCCTGGGTATCGACTGCGGCACCCAAGGCACCAAAGCGATCATTCTCGATGCCACCAGCGGTCAGGTGCTGGGCCAGGGTGCCGCCGCCCATACCTTGATCAGTGGCGCTGACGGCCGTCGTGAGCAAGACACCACACAATGGCTAGACTCGTTCACTTTGGCGACCCGCAGCGCGCTGTTTGCGGCGAACGTCAGCGGTCAGGACATCCTGGGCATTGGCGTTTCAGGCCAGCAACACGGCTTGGTGATACTGGACGACCAAGGCCAGGTCCTGCGCCCGGCCAAACTTTGGTGCGACACCGAATCCACACCGCAGAACGACCGTTTGTTGGTTCACTTGGGGGGTGAAAAGGGTTCGCTGGAACGCCTCGGCGTGGTGATCGCACCGGGCTACACCGTGTCCAAACTGCTTTGGACCAAGGAACATCATCCGCAGATTTTTTCCCGAATCGCCCGCATCCTGCTGCCACACGACTACCTCAACTACTGGCTCACCGGCCGCAGTTGCAGCGAGTATGGCGACGCCTCGGGTACCGGCTACTTCAACGTGCGCACCCGTCAATGGGACTTGCAGCTAGTGCGCGATATCGATCCGAGCGGACGTCTGCAAGCCGCACTGCCGGAGCTGATTGACGCCCACCACCCGGTCGGTACGCTGCTGCCGAGCATCGCCGAGCACTTAGGCCTCAACCCTCAGGCACGCGTGTCCAGCGGCGGCGGCGACAATATGCTGGGCGCCATCGGCACCGGCAACATAAAGCCCGGCGCAATCACCATGAGCCTCGGCTCTTCGGGCACGGTCTACGCCTATGCCGACCAACCCAGGGTCAGCCCGGATGCTGCGGTCGCGACCTTCTGCGCCTCCAGTGGCGGCTGGTTACCGTTAATCTGCACCATGAACCTGACCAATGCCACGGGCGTGATCCGTGACTTGTTTGACCTCGATATCGATCAATTCAACAGCCTCATCGCCCAAGCCCCGATTGGCGCCGAAGGCGTGTGCATGCTGCCGTTCCTCAATGGAGAACGCGTGCCTGCCCTGCCCCACGCCACCGGCAGTCTGCTGGGGCTGACCATGACCAACCTGACACAGGCTAACCTCTGCCGTGCGGTGGTCGAAGGCACGACCTTCGGCCTGCGTTACGGGCTGGACCTGCTACGCCAAAATGGCTTACAAAGCCGCAGCATTTGCTTAATCGGTGGAGGCTCAAAAAGCGCAGTGTGGCGGCAGATCGTCGCCGACATCATGAACACCCCGGTCATCTGCACCGAACACAGCGAAGCCGCCGCCCTCGGCGCGGCCATTCAAGCGGCATGGTGCACGTCCTGGGCAACCGGCCATGAGGAAACACTGGCCGACCTCTGCGCGCGGTGCGTGAAGCTTGACCTGACCAGTGAAACCTTGCCGATAGCCAACAATGTTGCGGACTGTCAGCAGGCCTACGAACGCTATCAACGGTATGTCGCAACCCTTTAA